A single Lolium perenne isolate Kyuss_39 chromosome 6, Kyuss_2.0, whole genome shotgun sequence DNA region contains:
- the LOC127308469 gene encoding uncharacterized protein — MRGYEYETNGYRRPAEDEYEDEYYSQDEYEEEGSGYAEEEEEAPPEGQQEFLQIRERLKEEIRQKALGAGASTAGRKSSSNDRRPPPPANFGSFFGPSKPVISQRVIEERKSMKEIQNTAPRERRPPGKDIPSSSSVQAKTNGFHQKKKIVNEVKKKAEALKDNRDYSFLLSDDADIPSPPKEKPSARPALTQKSDRELMHSAVKSRVPISQPTRLPNGYGPNNNKSSTQRQPESKLDPKRKEALLSRERAVDNGRRHSVDRNGSSQASGSKSASQKFPSKGHITNKPSMKEVDEQSLRKDHLARKQILSPNGRPHPSQSQRTQSASHGQRPHQSSQSQRPQQSLQSQRPQQSSQSQRPVQSSQSQRPVQSSQSQRPAQSSQSQRPVQSLQRDRPQQSSQSQRPQQSVQRQRPPQSSQLQSSQSQRQLPQSHRPQQPLQRQRPLSSQGHYPEQRRVQANGLRPAERQPSRQVPANGIRDDRAKKKQLGKRRFDDEIDDEEDPMAMIRNMFRYDPSKYAGRDDDDSDMEADFATIEMEEKRSARIARQEDEEELRRIEEEERRAEERKRRRVGNGR, encoded by the exons ATGAGGGGCTACGAGTACGAGACCAAT GGTTATCGTCGGCCAGCAGAGGATGAGTATGAAGACGAGTACTATAGCCAAGATGAGTACGAGGAGGAAGGTTCAGGAtatgctgaggaggaggaggaagcgccGCCCGAGGGCCAGCAGGAGTTCCTGCAAATTAGAGAGCGCTTGAAGGAGGAGATCAGGCAGAAGGCACTCGGTGCTGGTGCCAGCACAGCTGGGCGCAAGTCTTCCTCCAATGATAGAAGACCGCCGCCGCCAGCCAA TTTTGGCTCCTTCTTTGGGCCATCCAAGCCGGTGATTTCCCAGCGAGTGATTGAAGAGAGGAAGTCAATGAAAGAGATACAGAACACAGCGCCTAGAGAACGAAGACCTCCTGGA AAGGACATCCCATCATCTTCGAGTGTGCAAGCTAAAACAAATGGATTTCATCAGAAAAAGAAGATTGTTAATGAG GTAAAAAAGAAGGCTGAGGCACTTAAGGATAACCGGGACTATTCATTTCTACTCTCGGATGATGCTGATATTCCATCTCCTCCAAAGGAAAAACCTTCGGCTAGGCCTGCCTTGACTCAGAAGTCTG ACCGCGAGTTGATGCATTCAGCAGTGAAGAGCAGGGTACCAATAAGTCAACCTACCAGATTGCCAAATGGTTATGGGCCGAACAACAACAAATCATCCACTCAAAGACAGCCTGAAAGTAAGTTAGACCCCAAGAGAAAGGAGGCGTTACTAAGTAGAGAAAGGGCTGTTGACAATGGAAGGAGGCATAGTGTTGATAGAAATGGGTCCAGCCAGGCCAGCGGAAGCAAATCTGCAAGCCAAAAGTTTCCGAGCAAGGGGCATATCACAAATAAGCCTTCTATGAAGGAAGTGGATGAACAATCTCTGAGGAAGGATCATTTAGCTCGAAAACAAATTTTGTCACCTAATGGTCGGCCACATCCCTCACAAAGTCAGAGGACGCAATCAGCCTCGCATGGTCAGAGGCCACATCAGTCGTCACAGAGCCAGAGGCCACAGCAGTCATTACAGAGCCAGAGGCCACAGCAGTCATCGCAGAGCCAGAGGCCAGTGCAGTCGTCGCAGAGCCAGAGGCCAGTGCAGTCGTCGCAGAGCCAGAGGCCAGCGCAGTCATCGCAGAGCCAGAGGCCAGTGCAGTCGTTGCAGCGTGACAGACCACAGCAGTCATCGCAGAGTCAGAGACCGCAGCAATCAGTGCAGAGACAGAGACCACCACAATCTTCACAGTTGCAATCCTCGCAAAGCCAAAGACAGCTGCCACAAAGCCACAGGCCGCAGCAGCCGTTGCAACGGCAAAGGCCTCTTTCCTCGCAAGGTCATTATCCTGAGCAACGAAGAGTCCAAGCAAATGGATTAAGACCAGCAGAAAGGCAG CCATCTCGCCAAGTACCCGCCAACGGAATACGTGATGATCGTGCAAAGAAAAAGCAATTGGGGAAACGGAGATTTGATGACGAAATTGACGATGAGGAAGACCCCATGGCAATGATCAGGAATATGTTTAG GTATGACCCTAGTAAATATGCAGGCAGAGATGATGATGATAGTGACATGGAAGCAGATTTCGCTACTATTGAGATGGAAGAGAAAAGAAG TGCGAGGATTGCAAGgcaggaggatgaagaggagctCCGCCGGATTGAGGAAGAAGAGAGGCGTGCGGAGGAGAGGAAGAGGCGAAGGGTTGGAAATGGCCGATAG